A stretch of the Aegilops tauschii subsp. strangulata cultivar AL8/78 chromosome 4, Aet v6.0, whole genome shotgun sequence genome encodes the following:
- the LOC109749223 gene encoding E3 ubiquitin-protein ligase RDUF1-like: MEFVALTVTVPEYVPDERGFEAHSRRHSTSGAFFARSRPEQNAAADDAVRAAGCFSGFDPASDEAIAALRVPAAGEMREDGCAVCLEDFEGGGDDKLRAMPCSHCFHQRCIFRWLSVSRVCPCCRFPLPSADEQRLLVLDEQATGPNARAETN; encoded by the coding sequence ATGGAGTTCGTCGCCTTGACCGTGACAGTGCCCGAATACGTGCCCGACGAGCGGGGCTTCGAGGCTCACAGCCGCCGGCACAGCACTAGCGGGGCCTTCTTCGCCAGGTCACGGCCGGAGCAGAATGCCGCTGCCGACGATGCCGTGAGGGCTGCCGGCTGCTTCTCCGGCTTCGACCCGGCGTCAGACGAGGCCATAGCTGCCCTGCGCGTGCCGGCGGCGGGCGAGATGAGGGAGGACGGTTGCGCGGTGTGCCTCGAGGACTTCGAGGGTGGCGGCGACGACAAGCTCAGGGCCATGCCCTGCTCTCACTGCTTCCACCAGCGCTGCATCTTCCGGTGGCTATCGGTCAGCCGGGTCTGCCCCTGCTGCCGCTTCCCGCTGCCGTCCGCCGACGAGCAGCGCCTCCTAGTCCTGGACGAGCAGGCGACGGGCCCCAACGCCCGAGCTGAAACCAACTGA